The DNA region TTACCTATTAAATGGACCTGTACTGATTTTCTTCCAGACCGAACATCAAACAAGCTACAGCACGGAATTCTGTAGCAAATGGGATGATGGCCGTTTTTCCTAGGCTGTCTTGCTGGGCCAAGCTCAGACTCAACTCTGATTTTGCAAAGGTCCAAGAATTGTTCTGGAGTTACGGGTTGCGCGGGATTGCACATGGGTTCGCTTCATTGGAACAAAGCCTCGAAGAAGAATGAATACACTTCTGCTTGCCTACCGATGTTTTTTTCGTTTATCGCACTGTTGGCCATATTCGCTCGGTTTCAATAGTGGTACCATGGAACGACATTATCTTGTCCCACCTACCGATCATGGCCTGCTGTGCGTGTTTTTGGAACCGCAGAGCCTCGTTGTATCACGCCGAGGGGTAAGATGAGGTAGGATCGGCACCACCTGTAGATGATATCATCACATGCACCTTGCCACGCCGTCGAACCTTTTTtttaaataaaaaaaagggaaaaacaaccttgcctacctaccttgcaAGCTTTGGACTGTGCTATTTGTCTAATCTCGTCGCAGCATTCGAAGCTAAGCTTTTCCAAGGCAAAAACTCCACGACGAATTTGACATGAAATGCAAGCAGCATGGGCTCTGACGGGGAGAAGCCAGCATCTCCAACTCTATCCGACACCGGCAATCATGTATCAGAAgccatccccaccctcgaCCGCCACGAAGAAAAGCGGCTGCTCTTGAAGCTAGATGCTGTTTTCGTTCCAATCATCATGCTGGTCTATCTTTCTTGCTTCCTTGACCGCACCAATATCGGCAATGTCAAAGTGGCGGGGATGCCGGAGGATATCGGCGCATCTGATGTCGAGTTTTCGACCGCAGTGTCCATTTTTTACGCAACATATGTCGCATTCGAATCACCCTGGGCTATCCTACTCAAGAAACTCACTCCAAGAGTTGTGTTGACAGGCCTCTGCGTGGTCTGGAGCTTGACTACTATTTTCTCTGGTTTCATCACAGATATCGGGGGGCTGTATGCTGCAAGGTTAATACTAGGAGCATGTGAAGGCGGCCTCTTCCCCGGCTTAAATCTGTATCTGACCATGGTTTACAAACGAGAAGAACAAGCTCGCAGGGTCTCGTATCTGTTTGTTTGTGCGGCATTGTCGGGCgcgtttggggggttgttggcatACTTGCTCCTGAAAATGGACGGCATAGGGGGATATGCTGGTTGGAGATGGGTCTACATCATAGAAGGCATCTTCAGCATCCTCATAGGCTTGTTGATTTGGTTTGGCTTGCCAAACGATCCCACCAACGCCTACTTCTTGAACGAGAGAGAAAGGGAAATGATGCAGATACGAGCAAAGCAGAGGGCACAGTATATGGGCAGTGAGGAGTTCAGTTGGGAAGAGATCAGAATAGCTTTGAAGGATTTCAAATTGTGGATCAGGTAAagccccttttctttcccttaCCAACCCCTATTCATGTCCTGAACACAGTTCTAACTTAGCGAAAGCGGAGCCATTCAATTCTGCCAGGACATACTTTTGTACGGTTTTAGCACGTTTCTCccttccatcatcaccagtaTGGGCCATAGCAGCATCGAAGCTCAGTACCTCACTATCCCGGTTTACATTCTCGGAGGAGCGTGCTTTTTGACCCTGGCATTTGTTTCCGACCATCTGTGCATCCGAGGCCCGTTCATTGCCTTTGCCAACGTCTTTGGCATCGTCGGTTACATTCTCATCATCTGCCCGACAAGTAATGCCGTCAAATTCTTTGGCACGTTTCTGTGCGCAATTGCAGTGTACAGTGGTCCTGGACTCAATCTCACGTGGCTCAATGTAAACGTCGCACCCCATTATCGCCGGGCAGCTTCGATTGGATTCCAACAGACCATCGGCAACACAGCTGGCATCGTGGCAGGCCAAATTTACCGGACTTCACCGTATCTCTTGGGCAACATCTTTTCGGTCAGCGCTCTGGGCCTGGCTCAACTACTAATCCTGATTCACTGGTTGTACATTAGACGGTGCAACTTGCTCAAGGAGCAGATTGCCAGTGGAAAAGTGGAAGACAAGAGAAGGGTAAAGACTGGTGACTGGGAGTTGGACTTTAAATATCATCTCTAGGCATAAGGCTCCCCAATCCTGTCCCACGAAAGCTTTTGGCAGAAATCTCGGCTATTGCCACACTGGAGAATGATCAAGTGGTCGAATACGCTGCAAATCCGGCCCGTTTGATTCTTCTCGATTTAGCCTGTCCAGCCTTCATGTTGTAATCCTTACCAGGATTGCTCCGATGCATACAGGCACTCATCAGAACATCCCAAATTCAGAGAAAACAGACCAACCTTGCAAGAAATCCTACATTTGAATTCCTCACATGCCTAGAACTCTTAAGGAGAGCCACAATGATATACAGACGCCCTTTGTTAATAATTCTAGCTGCTGCAATACCTCTTACTTTTGCCCAGCCGTCTCCCAACATCCTTGATTGGCTAGAcctctcatccaccacctccacaccatcaacatgCCGTACTGTACTCTCTGGCCAGGCGCTTTTCTTTCCTGATTTCAGGGCCTATCTTGAAGGACAAAACTCCTCAACTGGATACACATCATGCCGGGCACGGCTTCCCTTTGAGTACATGCCGTACGGGTTTGCATTCTCAGTGTTCCACACATTCGTCTCTGGACACCTTACACGAGAAAAAGGCACAGTGCTGAAGGAGATTGGGGTAGAAGTTGCGTATCTTGA from Podospora pseudocomata strain CBS 415.72m chromosome 3, whole genome shotgun sequence includes:
- a CDS encoding hypothetical protein (EggNog:ENOG503NU7U; COG:G), which encodes MGSDGEKPASPTLSDTGNHVSEAIPTLDRHEEKRLLLKLDAVFVPIIMLVYLSCFLDRTNIGNVKVAGMPEDIGASDVEFSTAVSIFYATYVAFESPWAILLKKLTPRVVLTGLCVVWSLTTIFSGFITDIGGLYAARLILGACEGGLFPGLNLYLTMVYKREEQARRVSYLFVCAALSGAFGGLLAYLLLKMDGIGGYAGWRWVYIIEGIFSILIGLLIWFGLPNDPTNAYFLNEREREMMQIRAKQRAQYMGSEEFSWEEIRIALKDFKLWISGAIQFCQDILLYGFSTFLPSIITSMGHSSIEAQYLTIPVYILGGACFLTLAFVSDHLCIRGPFIAFANVFGIVGYILIICPTSNAVKFFGTFLCAIAVYSGPGLNLTWLNVNVAPHYRRAASIGFQQTIGNTAGIVAGQIYRTSPYLLGNIFSVSALGLAQLLILIHWLYIRRCNLLKEQIASGKVEDKRRVKTGDWELDFKYHL